In Candidatus Firestonebacteria bacterium RIFOXYD2_FULL_39_29, a genomic segment contains:
- a CDS encoding 3-isopropylmalate dehydrogenase (catalyzes the oxidation of 3-isopropylmalate to 3-carboxy-4-methyl-2-oxopentanoate in leucine biosynthesis): MGKTYNVALLGGDGTGPEVLAEGVKVVNEAANKYGFKLNYIKYDFGAERYLKTGEALPDSAIEEFKKSDVMYLGAIGHPDVKPGILELGILLKIRFKLDQYINLRPVKLFPNVETPLKDKKPEDIDFVVIRENSGGIYTGIGGATMIGTQNEIATQVMTYSRPIVDRCMKYAYELTRKRNSKKKMLTLVHKSNVLTHCGDLWVRSHKEMGDRDYKDIKQDYNHVDATTMWFVKQPEYYDVIVTENLFGDIITDLAAIIQGGLGVAAGGNINPEGLSMFEPMGGSAPKYTGKNVINPIAAVMAGSLMLNDLGEEKAGKAVENAVMAALQTGKLKSMAAGRMGMGTREVGDLIASKVK, translated from the coding sequence ATGGGTAAAACGTATAATGTAGCACTGCTTGGCGGGGATGGGACAGGACCGGAGGTATTGGCGGAAGGTGTTAAAGTTGTAAATGAAGCCGCAAATAAGTATGGGTTCAAACTTAACTATATAAAATATGATTTTGGCGCGGAACGTTATTTAAAGACAGGGGAAGCGCTTCCTGATTCTGCGATTGAGGAGTTTAAAAAGAGCGATGTAATGTATCTTGGTGCTATCGGGCATCCTGATGTAAAGCCTGGAATACTTGAGCTTGGAATTCTCTTGAAAATAAGATTTAAGCTTGATCAGTATATTAACCTCCGGCCTGTAAAGCTTTTCCCTAATGTTGAAACACCGCTCAAGGATAAGAAACCGGAAGATATCGATTTTGTGGTTATCAGGGAAAATTCCGGCGGTATCTATACGGGTATAGGCGGAGCGACCATGATCGGCACACAAAATGAAATAGCCACCCAGGTTATGACTTACTCACGGCCCATTGTTGACAGATGTATGAAATATGCTTATGAGCTTACAAGAAAAAGAAACAGTAAGAAAAAAATGCTGACACTTGTCCATAAATCAAATGTTCTGACTCATTGCGGGGATCTATGGGTGCGTTCTCACAAAGAGATGGGTGACAGAGATTACAAAGATATCAAACAGGATTATAATCATGTGGATGCGACTACTATGTGGTTCGTAAAGCAGCCTGAATATTATGATGTTATCGTTACGGAAAACCTCTTTGGAGATATCATTACGGACCTTGCCGCTATCATTCAGGGCGGTCTTGGTGTTGCGGCGGGCGGTAATATAAATCCTGAAGGGCTTTCGATGTTCGAACCTATGGGCGGAAGCGCGCCAAAGTATACCGGAAAAAATGTTATTAATCCTATCGCTGCTGTTATGGCAGGCAGCTTAATGCTGAATGATCTGGGCGAAGAAAAAGCAGGCAAGGCCGTTGAAAATGCGGTAATGGCTGCTCTTCAAACCGGAAAATTAAAAAGCATGGCTGCGGGCAGAATGGGAATGGGGACAAGAGAAGTCGGAGACTTGATAGCATCCAAGGTCAAATAG